One Salvelinus sp. IW2-2015 unplaced genomic scaffold, ASM291031v2 Un_scaffold1878, whole genome shotgun sequence genomic region harbors:
- the LOC139024788 gene encoding uncharacterized protein produces MEGCAESVRSLQRRSKVTVKVRPLSQSERRCMLQQYILLVLHGVGSPSRAPSLDPRLSVKLNVEKNRVDLEISSAKEKDSAMYYCALTPTVNVRYSDETKAQRDTLEDDITPTSPEEYYLEGSRVKISCNYTVKANNLQWYRQYPGSAPQFLLLLTYTATPRVVEATPPYPRMAVKLNDERTRVDLEISSAXVTDSALYYCSTTTSTIMFLYPLLFISALVGVSYQDEIQPIAKIMHGDKGGFVTLSCNYSGSPYNLQWYRQYPGSAPKFLLLTTVTSIPSVVNATPPYPHLSIKLNKERTXVDLEISSADVKDSALYYCALQPTVTGN; encoded by the exons atggagggctgtgcggagtcagtccggagtctccagcgacggtctaaA GTGACAGTAAAAGTCAGACcattgagccaatcagagaggaggTGTATGCTCCAGCAG TATATCCTGCTTGTCCTGCATGGTGTTGGGTCTCCATCACGGGCACCAAGTCTGGATCCTCGACTGTCAGTCAAACTAAATGTTGAGAAGAACCGtgtggatctggagatctcctctgctaAAGAGAAAGACTCTGCTATGTACTACTGTGCACTGACGCCCACTGTCAACGTTCGTTATAGCGATGAGACCAAAGCCCAGC GTGATACTTTAGAGGATGATATTACTCCAACCAGTCCTGAGGAGTATTATTTAGAGGGTAGCAGAGTTAAGATCTCCTGTAACTATACTGTAAAGGCTAATAATCTCCAGTGGTACAGACAGTACCCTGGATCAGCACCccaattcctcctcctcctcacataCACTGCAACTCCACGTGTAGTGGAAGCTACTCCTCCATACCCAAGAATGGCTGTTAAACTGAACGATGAGAGAACGCGtgtggatctggagatctcctctgctgWagtgacagactctgctctgtactactgtTCCACTACT ACTTCAACCATCATGTTCCTCTATCCACTKTTATTCATTTCTGCACTTGTTG GTGTCAGTTACCAGGATGAAATTCAACCAATCGCAAAGATAATGCATGGTGACAAAGGAGGCTTTGTTACACTGTCTTGCAACTACTCTGGTTCACCATACAACCTCCAATGGTATCGTCAGTATCCCGGATCAGCTCCCAAATTCCTTCTCCTCACTACAGTCACCTCAATCCCCTCTGTAGTGAACGCTACTCCTCCATACCCACATCTGTCTATTAAACTGAATAAGGAGAGAACCSGCgtggatctggagatctcctctgctgatgtaaaagactctgctctgtactactgCGCCTTGCagcccacagtgacaggaaatTGA